Proteins from a single region of Catenulispora acidiphila DSM 44928:
- a CDS encoding GyrI-like domain-containing protein, which translates to MPIEPVILHRTEQPYIGITQTITMQTFDQATAHIPQLFAWLDARGLAPDGPPFLKLNIIDMERELQVEAGVPIADGTTPDDTVHCGTLPAGRYLALTTVGSPDEHIAGIAALFDWADAQGLVLERSETDAGSKWAGRLEELLTDPSLEPDPNKQEIQNLFLLVD; encoded by the coding sequence ATGCCTATCGAACCCGTCATCCTGCACCGCACCGAGCAGCCTTACATCGGGATCACGCAGACGATCACGATGCAGACCTTCGACCAGGCAACCGCCCACATCCCGCAGCTGTTCGCCTGGCTCGACGCCCGCGGACTCGCCCCGGACGGACCCCCATTCCTCAAGCTCAACATCATCGACATGGAGCGGGAACTACAGGTCGAGGCGGGAGTCCCCATCGCCGACGGCACAACGCCCGACGACACCGTCCACTGCGGAACGCTGCCAGCCGGACGCTACCTCGCCCTCACCACCGTCGGTTCACCCGACGAGCACATCGCCGGGATCGCGGCCCTGTTCGACTGGGCCGACGCCCAAGGACTCGTCCTGGAGCGCTCCGAAACAGACGCCGGCTCCAAGTGGGCCGGCCGACTCGAAGAGCTGCTGACCGATCCGTCCCTGGAACCCGACCCGAACAAGCAGGAGATCCAGAACTTGTTCCTGCTCGTCGACTAA
- a CDS encoding type 1 glutamine amidotransferase domain-containing protein encodes MSEHTLQGKHIAFLFTDGVEESELTEPLKAVKDAGGTPTLVSLEVGEIQMMQHDEKGGTIRSDTEASAADPSGFDGLVIPGGVANPDRLRTDAPSVRFVQAFFEADKPVGVICHGPWMLAEADVVRGRTVTSWPSLRTDLQNAGATWVDQEVCVDGTLVTSRNPDDLPAFCAELVKQFAGSGAR; translated from the coding sequence ATGAGTGAGCACACCTTGCAGGGCAAGCACATCGCGTTCCTGTTCACCGACGGTGTCGAGGAATCCGAGCTCACCGAACCGCTCAAGGCGGTCAAGGACGCCGGCGGCACCCCGACTCTGGTCTCGCTGGAGGTCGGCGAGATCCAGATGATGCAGCACGACGAGAAGGGCGGCACGATCCGCTCCGACACCGAGGCCTCGGCTGCCGATCCCTCCGGATTCGACGGCCTCGTGATCCCCGGCGGCGTCGCCAACCCCGACCGGTTGCGCACCGACGCGCCCAGCGTCCGCTTCGTGCAGGCCTTCTTCGAGGCGGACAAGCCGGTCGGCGTCATCTGCCACGGCCCGTGGATGCTGGCCGAGGCCGACGTGGTCCGCGGCCGCACCGTCACCTCCTGGCCCAGCCTGCGCACCGACCTGCAGAACGCCGGTGCCACCTGGGTGGACCAGGAAGTATGCGTCGACGGCACCCTCGTGACCAGCCGCAACCCGGACGACCTCCCGGCCTTCTGTGCCGAGCTGGTCAAGCAGTTCGCCGGCAGCGGAGCGCGCTAG
- a CDS encoding ATP-binding protein, with amino-acid sequence MSGDGWVERSLDLDPHSSAPQLARDFVVETLSAWQLGSWEEPAVLITSELVTNAVRHAGTELTVRLLKAVSEITIEVADGAADRVPRVGSSEASVPGGVGLVIVGRLAQAWGVEKRRNGKSVWARLAVDVLSPEP; translated from the coding sequence GTGAGCGGAGACGGGTGGGTCGAACGAAGCCTGGATTTGGATCCGCATTCCTCAGCGCCGCAGCTGGCCCGAGACTTCGTCGTCGAGACGCTTTCGGCGTGGCAGCTGGGGAGCTGGGAGGAGCCCGCGGTCCTGATCACCAGCGAACTGGTCACCAACGCGGTGCGCCACGCCGGCACCGAGCTGACGGTGCGCCTCCTGAAAGCTGTGTCGGAGATCACCATCGAAGTGGCCGACGGCGCGGCGGACCGGGTACCCCGCGTCGGTTCGTCCGAGGCCTCTGTGCCGGGCGGGGTCGGTCTGGTGATCGTCGGACGGCTGGCGCAGGCATGGGGCGTCGAGAAGCGCCGGAACGGCAAGTCTGTCTGGGCCAGACTGGCCGTGGACGTCCTTAGCCCTGAGCCCTGA
- a CDS encoding STAS domain-containing protein: MPEFSYRVREQDRVSVVEVSGDVDMSVAGQLSDVLEPLVADRDVVLDCTGVTFFDSMGLRVAVNALNQAAQAGTAFSLVPSQTVARVLELAGVTSIFVIHDSAPTSA; this comes from the coding sequence ATGCCGGAGTTCTCCTACCGGGTCCGCGAGCAGGACCGGGTCAGCGTGGTCGAGGTGTCCGGGGACGTGGACATGTCCGTGGCCGGGCAGCTCAGCGACGTGCTGGAGCCGCTGGTGGCGGACAGGGACGTGGTCCTGGACTGCACGGGCGTGACGTTCTTCGACTCCATGGGCCTGCGGGTGGCCGTGAACGCGTTGAACCAGGCCGCGCAGGCCGGTACAGCGTTCTCGCTGGTGCCCTCGCAGACGGTCGCGCGAGTATTGGAGCTGGCCGGGGTGACGTCCATCTTCGTCATCCACGACAGTGCTCCGACGTCTGCTTAA